The region TACCGTGGAGCCCGCAACGAGCCGACCTTTATCGGCCATACGTACAACTGCATTGCCGAGGCGCGCAACGTGCCAGTCGAGCAGCTTATCGAGGAAGTTAACGACACTTTTGACCAGGTTTACCAACTTAAAAACTAGGTGTGGTAGTTTTCACAATTCCTAAAGTGCCTGGTCAGTGGTGTTGGATGTGGTAATTGTGACTGCCGTGGTGGCAGTGATGCGTGCTGGTGAGTCGTGTTCGACGTGACCGTGCTGTTATCGTATTGTTATTCATTATCCGCCCCGCCCCCTTAGAGGTTGAGCGGGGTTGAACATTGTCCCACAGTCGATGGAAGAGTTTTATGTCTCCAGCTTCTCAGATTAAGCGCATCAACAATTCCCGCTCCCTGCCACTGCGCGTTGCAACCGGTGGCGTTCTGGGCACCCTCGCGGTCGGCGGCGTTGTCGCTGTCGGCGCGCAGAAGGATCTGACTGTTGATGTCAACGGCGACAAGGTCGAGTTGGCTACCTTCTCCAAGGACGTCGATGGCGTGCTGGAGGCCGCTGGCGTTGAGGTAGGCGCCGATGACCTGGTCTATCCGGCACCGTCTGAGGAAGTTTCCAACGGCGATTCCATCACCGTGCGCACCGCAAAGCCGGTGGCGCTGGTTATCGACGGCAATGAGCAGCAGCTGTCTTCGACCGCACTGACCGTTGCTGACCTGCTCGGCGACATCGATGGCGTGGCACCGGATGCCGCTATCAGCGATGGTGACAAGATTCTCGATGGCGATGAAGCTGTCGAGGAGGGCATGGAGCTCAAGGTCGTCTCCCCGAAGATCATCAAGGTTAACGACGGCGGCAAGATTACCTACACCAAGATCGCTGCCGAGACCGTGACTGACGTGCTCGAGGCACGCAACATCGACGTCGACGACGACGATCGCGTTTCCCCGTCCGAGGACACCCCGGTGACTGAGAACATGACGATCACCGTCGACAAGATCGATACCGAGATCTTCGACGAGACTGAAGAGTTCGACGCTGAGCCTAACTACGTCGATGACCCGGAGCTCGAAGAAGGCAAGGAAGAAGTTCGCGAGGAAGGCGTAAAGGGCGAGCGCAACGTCACCCGTAAGCTCGTCAAGAAGAACGGCGAGAAGGATTCCGTCGAAACCATCAAGGAAGACGTTGTCCGCGA is a window of Corynebacterium camporealensis DNA encoding:
- a CDS encoding resuscitation-promoting factor; translation: MSPASQIKRINNSRSLPLRVATGGVLGTLAVGGVVAVGAQKDLTVDVNGDKVELATFSKDVDGVLEAAGVEVGADDLVYPAPSEEVSNGDSITVRTAKPVALVIDGNEQQLSSTALTVADLLGDIDGVAPDAAISDGDKILDGDEAVEEGMELKVVSPKIIKVNDGGKITYTKIAAETVTDVLEARNIDVDDDDRVSPSEDTPVTENMTITVDKIDTEIFDETEEFDAEPNYVDDPELEEGKEEVREEGVKGERNVTRKLVKKNGEKDSVETIKEDVVREPKPATIARGTKPKAEGNTGADAPAVADGSVWDSLAQCESGGDWSINTGNGFSGGLQFTPSTWHAYGGGEYAADASQATREQQIAVAQKVQAGQGWGAWPACTSKLGIR